A segment of the Symmachiella macrocystis genome:
CGACGGTCGCCGGCTTTCAAAACGGCATCCTCCGAACGCAAAGCGCCGGCAGGAGTCGCACGCCGCCCACGATCCGCGGCCGCGTCGTATCCAAACAAGAAACGGCCGGCACGCTGCAACATTTTCCGATTTTCGCCCGCCATCATACCCCCGGTATTTTGATACGAACCGCAGCTGGCCGGCGGCCGCCTTGGAAATCGTCCGCCGCCATCAAGGCCCGCAATTGCCGCCGCAGTTCCGCGAAATCGTGCTCTACCGTCATCCCGTCAACCGTGATTTTCTTTTGACCACTCCGGAGAATGCCCAATATCTCCGCGATTGCCGCCGAGTTATCCGCCATAGTGCCCACCAAAGAAAAAAGCCGTGCAGGGGTGCGGCCCCGCACGGCTTCCGCGAAAGAGGTTGAGCAGGTATCCCCGCAAAACCGACGCCCTTATATCAGCAACGACAACACAAACCCGCAGCACGCAATGCCGTTTTGCGATTAACTATCCGAATCCCGGCCGTTTTCCTAAACTGAGCCCGCCGCCGCATCCGCGGAGGATCGGTTTTCATAATGCTTGTCAATCCGCCACTGCCCACACGCTTTGCATTGAACCCGCCGCCAAACAATATGCGTACACGCATTGCCGGAGGGATCTTTTCCCCTGAATTGCTTTTCCACTCGCTTTGCATACTGTCCGCGCTCCGTCGACTTGCACCGCGGACAGCGCGTCAGCTCACCTGAGGCCCGCGCGTATTCCCGATGCTTTGACCCTTTTTTCCGTGCCACTTTTCCGCCTCCCGCTCTAAAGATAAGAAACCCGCCGCCGCTTGCGTTTGCGCGGCTCCGCCTTGCCGGCTCCGCTGCCGACTTGTTTCATCAACTCCACGCCCAACATGGACGCACCCACCGCGCATCCAACCCCGCAATCGAGCCAATGGTTATCAGCCCGACCCGGCTTGACCTTCCATTCGTCCACCCGCCGGCCGCGGCCCTCCGTCCGTATCCGATACTCCGCGGTAAGATGATCCGCCAATAACGCATGCCGCTCCGGCTTATTGCCGAACAGCGTAAGCGCACCCGGATCACCCATCGACGTCGACAACCGCGCATTGAGGAATGATTTCCAAAAGTTGGCATCAAACATCACATGCCGCACCGCCCCCCGCTTGCCGCGGATCGTCGGCGCTCGCCAGTTCAGGCCCGCTAAATCCCCCGGCTCGTTACGCCATTCGCCTAGCGGTTTCATGCTCGCCGTCACGCCCTTACCATGCGACGGCCACAACTGCCCGGCATAATGGGATTGCCGGCAGAACATCTTGATAACGTCGGTGGATTGCCCCCAGTTCGCATCTATGAGGCAGATGTCCGGCCGCAACGCTGCCCCATCGGCACCGGCCCATTCCCGGCCCAGCAGATCATCAACCGTAACCTCTAGCCCGGCATAGATCGCGCCTTCCATCCCGGCGCCCGGCGCCTTGTGGCTCATTGCAACCTTTGATTCCCGCAGAGTGAACCGCGCCCGCTTTTGGTCCGGATAGGCGCCGTAGTCAATCACCGCCCCGGTGAAATCGTTGCCCCACGCGCAGACCATCCAATACAAAAGTTTTTTGTGGACATCGACGAATACCGACAGCCGCGACGCCCACGCCGGCACAGCGCCACGTTTACCCCGGTTGATCCGCCGGCAGATTTCATCTTCGCTCAAAAGTTCGTCGTCAACGTCGTCAGTCGGCAGAGGCTCGTTTTGATACTCCGCAAAGAATGCCGCCTCGTTATCTATTTTGAGATTCATCGCCGATTGAATCGCCGACAGCTCACCTGGCAAAAACCGTTCTTCCCAAGCGACTTTTGACCCCGCGTCCATCGCTTCACGATTCGCCCGGTAGAACTCCGTCCCCGCGGCGCCGCCGTCGCCAGCACGCAAACCATCGGCTCGGATTTTCTCGTATTGCTCCCAAAGCTTTTCGTTTTCAGGGAACGCGTAGACAAGTTTGGTGCGCTCCCCTTGCCACTCCGGCCGCTTTTGAGTATCGAGCATTGCATCGGCCAAGTCGCCCTCTCGGATCACCGTGCACGGCATCACGCCCGAGATTTTATTACCCGGCCCCGCCAGCCCCAAAACGGCACCTGCAACGATTTCCTCCCGCGTCCGGCATTGGCTGGGAGACTTTGCGGATTCGTCCGTTTGCGGATCGTCCAACACCACCAGCGAAGGACGGACAGCGCGACCGTCGGCCCGCTTAAATTTCATGCCGCGGATTCCACCCGTCAGGCCGGCCACCTTGACCACCGCGCCGGAGGCCGCCGAATCCGCGATCGTCGGCAAGACAATCTCCCGCGCCGTCCATTGCATTTGCGTCCGCCGGCCAAGATGCAATTGACCACGGCACCGATGCGCGATGCCCTCCAGCATGCGAATTGGATAGCAGACCTCCGGAAAATCGGCCAGAAGGTTTTCGTTGGTTTCAAGTTCCACCTTGATTGAGGCGAGCATATCGGCCGCATGCTTTTCGTCGGCACCGATCAGCGCCACGAACTCCCGCCAGCCGTAGGACATCGCCCACAGGCAAGCACACTCAGCCAGCGACGTTTTACCGCTGCCCCGCGGCATCGCCATTGCGAACAGCCCGCCCTCCAAAACCGCCCGCTCAATTTTGGAGATCACGCGCAGATGGTCCGCGCTCCAGCCCATGTAAAACAGATCCGGAAAGTAAACCTCCAGGTAGACACGAAACGAACGCGCCGCGGCCGCCCGCCGCTGGGGATCAACCACAGCCGGCAGCTCTCCGATATCGCGACCGGCCCGGCTGTTGTCCGCGGAACGCTTTGCCGCGTCTGCTTTGGTGCGATCGTATCCCGTCCAGCCCTTGCCCTTGCGGCGCGCAGAAACAGACGCCGCCGGTTGAGGCTTGTTTTCGCCCTCAACCAACGCCGCCTCAATTTTCGCCAGTTCCCCCGGCTCCGCGTTTTGCACCAACTCCGCCAGCTCCGCCGGCGAAAGTCCGTCAACCAATTCGCGCCCGTCGATCGTCAACCGATTTCTCCGGCTCGACCTCCGCTACCGGCTCCGTGCCATCACCGCCCGCATTCTCCGCCCGCTCAACCTTGCCCATTGAGGCCGGAGTCAATCCGCAGTCCGTCCTGAATTGCAATGCCCGCCCACGCCGATACTACGAGATGCAACAGCCACGTAAACCCCAGACGGCACACAATAAGCGACCATTGCCCCATGTTCGAAAAATGCAGATCCTCACCGCGCCGCCCACTTCGCGGATTGCCCTAAATTCGTCGCATGCGTCGCCGCGGCAAACACCGTCGGGAACGTCCCGATTGCCGGACCGCGGCCGAATATTTCCGAGCAAACAAACAAACTTAATTGGCATTTACGACTGTTCCCTCTGCCCAGAGGAATCAAGACGCCCGCCGGAGTACCTTTTGCACCCCCACCAGCTCCGGCGCCGCCACATTTCGCCGCACCTCCCGCACCACGGCCCACACCTCCCGGATTTTCCAGCCGACGGAGGCCGCCAA
Coding sequences within it:
- a CDS encoding terminase gpA endonuclease subunit; the protein is MTIDGRELVDGLSPAELAELVQNAEPGELAKIEAALVEGENKPQPAASVSARRKGKGWTGYDRTKADAAKRSADNSRAGRDIGELPAVVDPQRRAAAARSFRVYLEVYFPDLFYMGWSADHLRVISKIERAVLEGGLFAMAMPRGSGKTSLAECACLWAMSYGWREFVALIGADEKHAADMLASIKVELETNENLLADFPEVCYPIRMLEGIAHRCRGQLHLGRRTQMQWTAREIVLPTIADSAASGAVVKVAGLTGGIRGMKFKRADGRAVRPSLVVLDDPQTDESAKSPSQCRTREEIVAGAVLGLAGPGNKISGVMPCTVIREGDLADAMLDTQKRPEWQGERTKLVYAFPENEKLWEQYEKIRADGLRAGDGGAAGTEFYRANREAMDAGSKVAWEERFLPGELSAIQSAMNLKIDNEAAFFAEYQNEPLPTDDVDDELLSEDEICRRINRGKRGAVPAWASRLSVFVDVHKKLLYWMVCAWGNDFTGAVIDYGAYPDQKRARFTLRESKVAMSHKAPGAGMEGAIYAGLEVTVDDLLGREWAGADGAALRPDICLIDANWGQSTDVIKMFCRQSHYAGQLWPSHGKGVTASMKPLGEWRNEPGDLAGLNWRAPTIRGKRGAVRHVMFDANFWKSFLNARLSTSMGDPGALTLFGNKPERHALLADHLTAEYRIRTEGRGRRVDEWKVKPGRADNHWLDCGVGCAVGASMLGVELMKQVGSGAGKAEPRKRKRRRVSYL